In Streptomyces sp. NBC_00433, a single genomic region encodes these proteins:
- a CDS encoding NAD(P)-binding domain-containing protein, giving the protein MATLGLIGSGHIGGTLARLAVDSGLDVVLSNSRGPETLGDLVAELGPRARAATAAEAAAAGDWVVVTIPVKAYQQVPREPLAGKTVLDTGNYYPQRDGNIAQLDTKETTDSGLLQGYLGGSANVVKVFNNIYFEHLAGLPRPAGAADRSALPIAGDDAAAKAHAVELLDLLGFDTVDAGPLAEGRRFQPGTPAYGLPYAATADFMNEPPMPAPVSAIEAALAAAED; this is encoded by the coding sequence ATGGCGACTTTGGGACTCATCGGCAGTGGACACATCGGCGGCACTCTGGCCCGGCTGGCGGTCGACAGCGGCCTCGACGTGGTGCTCAGCAACTCCCGGGGGCCGGAAACCCTCGGCGACCTCGTGGCGGAGCTCGGCCCGCGGGCCAGGGCGGCCACCGCGGCGGAGGCCGCCGCCGCAGGGGACTGGGTGGTGGTGACCATCCCGGTCAAGGCCTACCAGCAGGTCCCGCGCGAGCCGCTGGCCGGCAAGACCGTACTGGACACCGGCAACTACTACCCGCAGCGCGACGGGAACATCGCCCAGCTCGACACGAAGGAGACCACGGACAGCGGGCTGCTCCAGGGGTATCTGGGCGGGTCGGCCAACGTGGTGAAGGTGTTCAACAACATCTACTTCGAGCACCTGGCCGGTCTGCCGCGTCCGGCGGGCGCGGCGGACCGCAGCGCGCTGCCCATCGCGGGCGACGACGCGGCCGCCAAGGCGCACGCCGTGGAACTCCTCGACCTCCTCGGCTTCGACACCGTGGACGCCGGCCCGCTCGCCGAAGGCAGGCGCTTCCAGCCCGGCACCCCCGCGTACGGCCTGCCGTACGCGGCGACGGCCGACTTCATGAACGAGCCCCCGATGCCCGCCCCGGTGTCCGCCATCGAGGCGGCCCTGGCAGCGGCGGAAGACTGA
- a CDS encoding FdhF/YdeP family oxidoreductase, which produces MSIDRDEPQPVEPEEGPTPKGEPGFRPYHHPAAGWGAAKSVTRFLVRERALADGPRAIMKMNHENSGFDCPGCAWPDDLKGLHLDICENGIKHVTWEMTRKRVGRDFFAAHSVSELYGWSDYDLENQGRLTEPMVYDPESDHYVPISWKDAFEVVGRALRELDSPDQASFYTSGRLGNEATFLYQLMIREFGTNNMPDCSNMCHEASGRALTASLGTGKGTADLRDWEAADALFIMGVNAASNAPRMLTALAEADRRGASIVHVNPLVEAAATRTIVPHDFTDMALFKSTRTSSLNLQVRIGGDMALLRGMAKAILEESKNDPKALDQEFIDRHTTGFEDYRALCEATPWEEIEEQSGLSRADVLEAARVYGEADRSIISWCLGVSQHEHGVDTVREIVNVLLLRGNLGREGAGPSPVRGHSNVQGNRTCGIDHRPTEKFLDRLAEVCGIDPPREHGLATVDTIRAMRRGDVKVFVGMGGNFALAAPDTPVTYEALRTCDLTVQVSTKLNRSHLVHGRRALILPCLGRTEKDHQRKGVQSMSVEDSMSMVHLSVGMRRPASKDLLSEPAIIAGIARAALPETSTPWQWYVEDYDRIRDTMARVLDGFEDFNRRVRLPLGFRIKQPARELVFETPSQRAEFSCAPLPDVVPAPGTLALGTMRSHDQWNTTIYSDNDRYRGVRNLRTLVFMNRADMRERGIGDLAPVDITSTAKDGSRRRLKGYLAVPYDIPRGCAAGYMPEMNVLCALVDHSEQSDQPIMKHVKVTIFPAA; this is translated from the coding sequence GTGAGCATCGATCGGGACGAGCCGCAGCCCGTGGAGCCCGAGGAGGGTCCCACTCCGAAGGGTGAGCCAGGGTTTCGGCCCTACCACCACCCCGCCGCGGGCTGGGGCGCGGCGAAGAGCGTGACGCGGTTCCTCGTGCGCGAGCGGGCGCTGGCGGACGGCCCCCGGGCCATCATGAAGATGAATCATGAGAATTCCGGGTTCGACTGCCCCGGGTGCGCGTGGCCGGACGACCTGAAGGGCCTGCACCTGGACATCTGCGAGAACGGCATCAAACACGTCACGTGGGAGATGACCCGCAAGCGGGTGGGCCGCGACTTCTTCGCCGCGCACTCGGTGTCCGAGCTGTACGGGTGGAGCGACTACGACCTGGAGAACCAGGGCCGGCTCACCGAGCCCATGGTCTACGACCCCGAGTCGGACCACTACGTCCCGATCAGCTGGAAGGACGCCTTCGAGGTCGTGGGCCGCGCCCTGCGCGAGCTGGACAGCCCGGACCAGGCGTCCTTCTACACCTCCGGCCGGCTGGGCAACGAGGCGACCTTCCTCTACCAGCTGATGATCCGTGAGTTCGGCACGAACAACATGCCGGACTGCTCCAACATGTGCCACGAGGCGAGCGGTCGCGCGCTGACGGCGTCCCTGGGGACCGGAAAGGGGACTGCCGACCTCAGGGACTGGGAGGCGGCGGACGCCCTGTTCATCATGGGGGTCAACGCCGCTTCCAACGCGCCCCGGATGCTCACCGCGCTCGCCGAGGCCGACCGGCGGGGCGCGAGCATCGTGCACGTCAACCCGCTCGTCGAGGCGGCAGCCACCCGGACGATCGTCCCCCACGACTTCACGGACATGGCCCTGTTCAAGTCGACGCGGACCAGCAGCCTGAATCTCCAGGTGCGCATCGGTGGGGACATGGCGCTGCTGCGCGGGATGGCCAAGGCGATCCTGGAGGAGTCGAAGAACGATCCCAAGGCCCTGGACCAGGAGTTCATCGACCGCCACACCACGGGTTTCGAGGACTACCGCGCGCTCTGCGAGGCGACCCCGTGGGAGGAGATCGAGGAGCAGTCCGGGCTGAGCCGGGCCGATGTGCTGGAGGCCGCGCGTGTGTACGGCGAGGCGGACCGCAGCATCATCAGCTGGTGTCTGGGAGTGAGCCAGCACGAGCACGGCGTCGACACGGTCCGTGAGATCGTCAACGTGCTGCTGCTGCGCGGCAACCTGGGGCGCGAGGGCGCGGGCCCCTCCCCGGTGCGAGGGCACAGCAATGTCCAGGGCAACCGGACCTGCGGCATCGACCACCGCCCGACCGAGAAGTTCCTGGACCGCCTGGCGGAGGTCTGCGGGATCGACCCGCCGCGGGAGCACGGGCTGGCCACCGTCGACACGATCAGGGCGATGCGGCGCGGTGACGTGAAGGTCTTCGTCGGTATGGGCGGCAACTTCGCGCTGGCCGCGCCGGACACCCCTGTCACCTACGAAGCGCTGCGCACGTGCGACCTCACCGTGCAGGTGAGCACCAAGCTGAACCGCAGCCATCTCGTCCACGGCCGCCGGGCGCTCATCCTGCCGTGTCTGGGCCGCACCGAGAAGGACCACCAGCGCAAGGGCGTCCAGAGCATGTCCGTCGAGGACTCGATGAGCATGGTCCATCTGTCGGTCGGCATGAGGCGCCCCGCCTCGAAGGACCTGCTGTCCGAGCCGGCCATCATCGCGGGCATCGCCAGGGCCGCCTTGCCGGAGACCTCGACGCCCTGGCAGTGGTACGTCGAGGACTACGACCGCATCCGCGACACCATGGCCCGGGTCCTCGACGGCTTCGAGGACTTCAACCGCCGCGTACGCCTCCCGCTGGGATTCCGCATCAAGCAGCCGGCCCGCGAGCTGGTCTTCGAGACCCCGTCGCAGCGCGCCGAGTTCTCGTGCGCCCCGCTGCCCGACGTCGTGCCCGCCCCCGGCACCCTGGCGCTGGGCACGATGCGCTCGCACGACCAGTGGAACACCACGATCTACTCCGACAACGACCGCTACCGAGGGGTCAGGAACCTGCGCACGCTGGTGTTCATGAACAGGGCGGACATGCGCGAGCGGGGGATCGGCGACCTCGCGCCCGTCGACATCACGAGCACGGCGAAGGACGGCAGCCGGCGCCGTCTCAAGGGCTATCTGGCCGTCCCCTACGACATCCCGCGCGGGTGCGCGGCGGGCTACATGCCCGAGATGAACGTGCTGTGCGCGCTCGTCGACCACAGCGAGCAGAGCGATCAGCCGATCATGAAGCACGTCAAAGTCACGATCTTTCCCGCTGCCTGA
- a CDS encoding LLM class flavin-dependent oxidoreductase, with protein sequence MNTPVPPFPEYVTLGLDTFGDVPRDEGGAPLTHGAAIRGLVEEGVLADGTGLDHFGVGEHHTDWMPLSAADVVLAAIASRTSRIRLGSAVTVISSDDPVRVFQRYATLDAVSGGRAEVILGRGSSTESFPLFGYELRDYEQLFEEKVGLFAELLKEEPVTWSGSTRAPLDGLPVYPHTESGAIPTWVGVGGSPQSVVRTARYGFALMLAVIGGDVARFAPFSELYGRALEEFGQPARPVGVHAPGHVAATDEQAWEEFLPPMEQAMRKVSAERGFRAPTRADLMRDVAPGGALHVGSPETVARKVADTLRTLGATRFDLKYGMPGMPHGQVLSCVELFGTKVAPLVRDMLSGG encoded by the coding sequence ATGAACACACCCGTTCCGCCCTTCCCCGAGTACGTGACGCTCGGCCTCGACACCTTCGGCGACGTGCCGCGTGACGAGGGGGGCGCGCCGCTCACCCACGGCGCCGCCATCCGCGGGCTGGTCGAGGAGGGCGTCCTGGCCGACGGGACCGGGCTCGACCACTTCGGCGTCGGCGAGCACCACACCGACTGGATGCCGCTGTCGGCCGCCGACGTCGTCCTCGCCGCGATCGCCTCCCGGACCTCCCGCATCCGGCTGGGCTCGGCGGTGACCGTGATCAGCTCCGACGACCCGGTGCGCGTCTTCCAGCGCTACGCCACGCTGGACGCGGTCTCCGGGGGCCGCGCCGAGGTGATCCTCGGCCGGGGGTCGAGCACCGAGTCCTTCCCCCTCTTCGGGTACGAACTGCGCGACTACGAGCAGCTCTTCGAGGAGAAGGTCGGCCTGTTCGCCGAGCTGCTCAAGGAGGAGCCCGTCACCTGGTCGGGCAGCACGCGGGCCCCGCTGGACGGCCTGCCCGTCTACCCGCACACGGAGTCGGGAGCGATCCCGACCTGGGTCGGCGTCGGCGGCAGCCCGCAGTCGGTGGTGCGGACCGCGCGCTACGGCTTCGCCCTGATGCTCGCCGTCATCGGCGGCGACGTCGCCCGCTTCGCGCCGTTCTCGGAGCTGTACGGCCGGGCGCTGGAGGAGTTCGGGCAGCCGGCCCGGCCGGTGGGCGTACACGCGCCGGGACACGTGGCCGCCACGGACGAGCAGGCGTGGGAGGAGTTCCTGCCCCCCATGGAGCAGGCGATGCGCAAGGTGTCGGCCGAGCGCGGCTTCAGGGCGCCCACGCGGGCCGACCTGATGCGGGACGTGGCGCCCGGCGGGGCGCTGCACGTGGGATCGCCCGAGACGGTGGCCCGCAAGGTCGCCGACACCCTCAGGACCCTCGGCGCGACCCGCTTCGACCTGAAGTACGGAATGCCCGGCATGCCGCACGGCCAGGTGCTCTCCTGCGTGGAGCTTTTCGGCACGAAAGTGGCCCCCCTGGTCCGGGACATGCTCAGCGGCGGTTGA
- a CDS encoding NAD(P)H-dependent oxidoreductase, with protein sequence MTKIGIILGSTRPGRNGEGVARWVYDIAAQRTDAEFELVDLLDYKLPHLDEVMPPSLGQYAQPHTLRWAEKIASFDGFVMVTPEYNHSTSGALKNAIDFLYAEWNNKAVGFVSYGSVGGTRAVEHLRLVAGELQMADVRSQVALSLFTDFVNFSEFKPGPHQADAVTATLDQVVAWSEALAPLRAK encoded by the coding sequence ATGACCAAGATCGGCATCATCCTCGGCAGCACGCGTCCCGGCCGCAACGGCGAAGGGGTCGCCCGCTGGGTGTACGACATCGCCGCCCAGCGCACCGACGCGGAGTTCGAACTGGTCGACCTGCTGGACTACAAGCTGCCGCACCTCGACGAGGTCATGCCGCCGTCCCTGGGCCAGTACGCGCAGCCGCACACCCTGCGGTGGGCGGAGAAGATCGCCTCCTTCGACGGCTTCGTCATGGTGACCCCGGAGTACAACCACTCCACCTCGGGCGCGCTGAAGAACGCCATCGACTTCCTCTACGCCGAGTGGAACAACAAGGCCGTCGGCTTCGTCAGCTACGGCTCGGTCGGCGGCACGCGCGCCGTCGAGCACCTGCGCCTCGTCGCGGGCGAGCTGCAGATGGCGGACGTGCGCTCCCAGGTCGCGCTCTCGCTGTTCACCGACTTCGTGAACTTCAGCGAGTTCAAGCCGGGCCCGCACCAGGCCGACGCCGTCACCGCCACGCTCGACCAGGTCGTGGCCTGGAGCGAGGCCCTGGCCCCGCTCCGCGCGAAGTGA
- a CDS encoding MarR family winged helix-turn-helix transcriptional regulator, with amino-acid sequence MSTQEGLQPMSAAEEALVRALGRLIHVLPRAIDQDMARARQLPLSEYTALMYLSEAPDRLMRMSELAAACDLSLSGMTRIVARLEQRGLVERVRCEADGRGANAVLTDAGLERLKEAWPAHLASVRRHLLDHVPAEDLEAITRVLQRMATNP; translated from the coding sequence ATGAGCACTCAGGAAGGTCTCCAGCCGATGAGCGCGGCGGAGGAAGCGCTGGTCAGGGCGCTGGGCAGGCTGATACATGTGCTGCCGCGCGCCATCGACCAGGACATGGCACGCGCCCGTCAGCTTCCGCTGTCCGAGTACACCGCGCTCATGTACCTCTCGGAGGCGCCGGACCGGCTGATGCGGATGAGCGAGCTGGCCGCCGCCTGCGACCTCTCGCTCAGCGGGATGACGCGCATCGTCGCCCGGCTCGAGCAGCGGGGGCTGGTCGAGCGGGTCCGGTGCGAAGCCGACGGGCGCGGCGCGAACGCGGTCCTCACCGACGCCGGTCTTGAGCGGCTCAAGGAGGCCTGGCCGGCGCATCTGGCCAGCGTCCGGCGGCACCTGCTCGACCACGTCCCGGCCGAGGACCTGGAAGCGATCACCCGCGTTCTGCAGCGCATGGCGACGAACCCCTGA